The following coding sequences lie in one Armatimonadia bacterium genomic window:
- a CDS encoding trimeric intracellular cation channel family protein, translating into MILQLLDYLGTTAFAVSGALKGVRKGLDAFGIAVLALVTAIGGGTIRDALLDNRLFWLEDPTYVLLSVVTAGAVFLLYRLFARTERPLLLFDAIGLGVFTAIGAMKAQQADTGLVGIVTMACLTGVGGGLLRDLLAGDVPVVLREEIYASASILGALAFWAVLRIGAGDTAAICVSAGLTIILRVLSIIFGWRLPRGEVETAGAEESE; encoded by the coding sequence TTGATTTTGCAGTTGCTCGACTACCTCGGCACCACGGCCTTTGCCGTATCGGGCGCTCTAAAAGGGGTGCGCAAGGGCCTGGATGCTTTCGGTATCGCCGTGCTGGCGCTGGTCACCGCCATCGGTGGCGGTACGATCCGCGATGCGCTGCTGGACAACCGCCTCTTCTGGCTCGAAGACCCCACCTACGTCCTGCTGTCGGTGGTGACGGCCGGAGCGGTGTTCCTGCTGTACCGGCTCTTTGCCCGAACCGAGCGACCGCTGCTTCTGTTCGATGCCATCGGTCTCGGGGTCTTCACCGCTATCGGGGCGATGAAGGCCCAGCAGGCAGACACGGGCCTGGTCGGCATCGTCACCATGGCCTGCCTGACCGGCGTCGGCGGCGGGCTTCTGCGTGACCTGCTGGCCGGTGACGTGCCGGTGGTGCTGCGCGAGGAGATCTATGCCTCGGCCAGTATCCTGGGGGCTCTCGCCTTCTGGGCTGTGCTCCGCATCGGCGCCGGAGACACCGCCGCCATCTGTGTGTCCGCCGGACTCACGATCATCCTTCGCGTCCTGAGTATCATCTTCGGCTGGCGACTTCCTCGGGGAGAGGTCGAGACTGCCGGCGCCGAGGAGTCCGAGTAG
- a CDS encoding sugar ABC transporter permease: MKKRSEAILAYLCLTPAAILLGGVILYPIGRTVVASFCQVDKLGNPQHFGTLDNYRWLLTDEHFLRRVVPHTLIWTLAVVAFTIAISILVALVLHEKLPGQRLMRGIILLPWATSLVISAAIWKWILHPTQGPLNGILMNLGLVKLGTEPAWLAYPTTALVMVILVGIWVSIPFTSVVLLAGLQSITEDLYEAAVIDGAGIWQRFRRITLPLLKPVLLVAVLLNTIYVFNSFPIIWTLTEGGPANETHIIVTYLYKTALWNRDYGPGYAMATLTFAFLLAFSIVYTRVCAKTGLEAA, translated from the coding sequence ATGAAGAAGCGGTCAGAAGCGATACTCGCGTATCTGTGTCTCACACCTGCCGCGATCCTGCTGGGTGGGGTGATCCTGTACCCCATCGGCCGGACCGTGGTGGCGTCCTTCTGCCAGGTGGACAAGCTGGGCAACCCCCAGCACTTCGGCACTCTGGACAACTACCGCTGGCTGCTCACCGACGAGCATTTCCTTCGGCGGGTCGTTCCCCACACGCTGATCTGGACCCTTGCGGTCGTGGCCTTCACGATCGCTATCTCGATTCTGGTGGCGCTGGTGCTCCACGAGAAGCTGCCCGGACAGCGGCTTATGCGGGGTATCATCCTGCTGCCCTGGGCTACTTCGCTGGTCATCAGTGCAGCGATCTGGAAGTGGATTCTGCACCCCACCCAGGGGCCGCTGAACGGAATCCTGATGAACCTGGGGCTGGTGAAGCTGGGTACTGAGCCTGCCTGGTTGGCTTACCCGACGACGGCCCTGGTGATGGTGATCCTGGTGGGAATCTGGGTCTCGATTCCCTTCACCTCGGTTGTGCTGCTCGCGGGGCTGCAGTCGATCACCGAGGACCTGTACGAGGCCGCAGTGATCGACGGCGCCGGGATCTGGCAGCGCTTCCGCCGCATCACCTTGCCACTGCTGAAGCCGGTGCTCCTGGTGGCGGTGCTGCTGAACACCATCTATGTGTTCAACTCCTTCCCGATCATCTGGACCCTCACCGAGGGCGGACCGGCGAACGAGACTCACATCATCGTTACCTATCTATACAAGACCGCTCTGTGGAACCGCGACTACGGTCCCGGCTATGCAATGGCCACCTTGACCTTTGCCTTCCTGCTGGCCTTCTCGATCGTCTATACCCGGGTCTGTGCAAAGACGGGCCTCGAAGCAGCTTGA
- the larA gene encoding nickel-dependent lactate racemase, producing the protein MPKPIGKAQAKLMQIQLRYGKDGLVVEVPDGNLAHLLRLNHLPILEDAPAATRQALAEPIDTQPLAELARDRRDACIVVSDITRPVPNGLLLPPILEALESAGLPPERTTVLIATGLHRGNTPEEFAVMGLEAALARGVRVENHEARNRDHHEYLGQTSLDLPAWVDRRYVEADLRILTGLVEPHLMAGYSGGRKAICPGLCAVETVLRWHSPQILQAPEACAGNLRNNQVHAQALEIARLAGGADMIVNVTLDEKRNVTGVFAGELEAAHLAAMEVAERQTKVVLEEPVDIVLTTAAGYPLDLTFYQGVKGMIGAAPIVKQGGTILIAQENAEGIGGPEYTELMLGMTSPQEYLQRAFRGEVCCIDQWQVQMQERVLRRAELMQYCTGLDRATLEKLFVKPVSSVEEGLKEALARHGSQARIAVIPEGPYVLACLRDDPVGSRSVREMVES; encoded by the coding sequence GTGCCCAAACCGATAGGAAAGGCCCAGGCAAAGCTCATGCAGATACAGTTGCGCTACGGCAAAGATGGTCTTGTGGTCGAAGTGCCTGACGGGAATCTCGCCCACCTCCTGCGGCTGAACCATCTTCCGATCCTCGAAGACGCGCCGGCAGCCACCCGACAGGCTCTCGCCGAACCGATCGACACGCAGCCTCTCGCTGAGCTCGCTCGCGACCGTCGCGACGCCTGCATCGTGGTGTCCGACATCACGCGTCCCGTGCCCAATGGACTGCTGCTGCCGCCGATTCTGGAGGCCCTGGAATCCGCCGGACTGCCACCCGAGCGCACCACCGTGCTGATCGCCACGGGCCTTCATCGGGGCAACACTCCCGAGGAGTTCGCGGTCATGGGTCTTGAGGCGGCCCTTGCCAGGGGTGTTCGCGTCGAGAACCATGAAGCCCGCAACCGCGACCACCACGAGTACCTTGGGCAGACCTCGCTGGACCTTCCGGCCTGGGTTGACCGGCGCTACGTCGAGGCGGACCTGCGGATTCTCACCGGCCTGGTCGAGCCGCATTTGATGGCCGGATACTCCGGCGGTCGCAAGGCCATCTGCCCCGGTCTGTGTGCGGTGGAGACCGTTCTACGCTGGCACAGCCCGCAGATCCTTCAGGCGCCCGAGGCCTGCGCCGGGAATCTGCGCAATAATCAGGTGCACGCCCAGGCGCTGGAGATTGCTCGACTCGCGGGCGGAGCGGACATGATCGTGAACGTGACCCTCGACGAGAAGCGCAACGTCACCGGGGTCTTCGCCGGGGAACTGGAGGCTGCACACCTGGCGGCAATGGAAGTGGCCGAGAGGCAGACCAAGGTGGTGCTGGAGGAGCCGGTCGACATCGTGCTCACCACGGCCGCCGGGTACCCTCTCGACCTGACCTTCTACCAGGGCGTCAAGGGCATGATCGGCGCTGCTCCGATCGTCAAGCAAGGCGGCACGATCCTCATCGCCCAGGAGAACGCCGAGGGCATCGGTGGTCCCGAGTACACGGAGCTCATGCTGGGGATGACCAGCCCTCAGGAGTACCTGCAGCGAGCCTTCCGAGGCGAGGTGTGCTGCATTGACCAATGGCAGGTGCAGATGCAGGAACGGGTGCTACGCAGGGCCGAACTGATGCAGTATTGCACCGGGCTCGACCGCGCCACCCTCGAGAAGCTCTTCGTCAAGCCCGTGTCCAGCGTCGAGGAGGGTCTCAAGGAGGCCCTGGCGCGTCACGGGTCACAGGCCCGCATCGCCGTGATTCCCGAAGGGCCCTATGTTCTGGCCTGCCTGCGTGACGACCCCGTCGGGTCGCGCTCTGTGCGCGAGATGGTGGAAAGCTAG
- a CDS encoding class I SAM-dependent methyltransferase, with translation MRSWDDLFEQARFHWREPDPGVVTCASRWKAEGRHKVYDLGCGAGRHLAYLGAEDFEVYGTDVAPKGLAACRRYLDELGLEARLVQADMIAAPFADESFEAAISTNVLNHGSRARLQLAANELFRVLMPGAEAFLTVLNTRDWRHGNGAQIEPGSFVLADGPEAGILHHFFSEPDLRDWLKAFEILHLERERGELKLSTRPDDRPVIRDGWAVLLRKPRHPKSP, from the coding sequence GTGCGCTCCTGGGACGATCTATTTGAGCAAGCTCGTTTTCACTGGCGCGAACCCGACCCCGGGGTCGTGACCTGCGCTTCTCGCTGGAAGGCGGAGGGCCGTCACAAGGTCTATGACCTGGGCTGCGGTGCCGGTCGGCATCTGGCGTACCTGGGTGCCGAGGACTTCGAGGTGTACGGCACCGATGTGGCGCCGAAGGGACTGGCGGCCTGCCGCCGGTATCTGGACGAACTCGGGCTCGAGGCGCGTCTCGTCCAGGCCGACATGATCGCCGCACCCTTCGCCGATGAGTCCTTCGAGGCGGCCATCAGTACCAATGTGTTGAACCACGGCTCGCGAGCGAGGCTGCAACTGGCTGCGAACGAGCTGTTCCGGGTCCTGATGCCGGGGGCGGAGGCCTTCCTGACCGTGCTCAACACCCGTGACTGGCGCCACGGCAACGGTGCGCAGATTGAGCCGGGCTCCTTCGTCCTCGCCGACGGTCCCGAGGCCGGAATCCTGCACCACTTCTTCTCCGAGCCGGACCTGCGCGACTGGCTGAAGGCCTTCGAGATCCTGCACCTTGAGCGCGAACGTGGTGAACTCAAGCTCAGCACTCGCCCCGACGATCGCCCCGTAATCCGCGACGGCTGGGCCGTACTTCTCCGCAAGCCGCGACACCCCAAATCGCCCTGA
- a CDS encoding N-6 DNA methylase → MRSRQRHLGQFFTPQTVVDFALETLRWRSGGGCRRLVDPACGDGIFLRRALELGLVELDGVWGVDKDATLADSWSEWGQGPTQRVHLQVADGLLSDLPDGTFDWVVGNPPYAGTGLKEAETGMLQTILERYELARIRTAGKVGAAESLRRLPIEVLFVERFVSLCRPGGYLAILLPEGIFSNTRWRFVREWLLEHVTLEAVVGLPRRTFSAGGITAKTCLAIAEHEPAPEGHQVLLAEVDSIGLKGTPNELPELLAHWQKGEEVVSPRRPWRAKLPERKDWV, encoded by the coding sequence ATGAGGTCTCGCCAACGTCATCTGGGGCAGTTCTTCACTCCGCAGACCGTCGTCGACTTCGCCCTTGAGACGCTGAGGTGGCGCTCCGGTGGTGGCTGCCGGCGTCTCGTCGATCCTGCCTGCGGAGATGGCATCTTCCTGCGCCGCGCCCTCGAGCTTGGTCTTGTCGAGCTTGACGGCGTCTGGGGCGTGGACAAGGACGCCACGCTGGCTGACTCCTGGAGCGAATGGGGCCAGGGCCCGACGCAGCGGGTCCATCTGCAGGTTGCCGACGGCCTGCTGAGCGACTTGCCTGATGGGACCTTCGACTGGGTCGTCGGGAATCCGCCCTACGCAGGCACCGGGCTCAAGGAAGCCGAGACCGGTATGCTACAGACCATCCTGGAGCGTTACGAACTGGCCCGAATCCGCACCGCGGGCAAGGTCGGCGCTGCAGAGAGCCTGCGTCGCCTACCAATAGAGGTCCTGTTCGTCGAGCGGTTCGTGAGCCTGTGCCGCCCCGGTGGATACCTCGCGATTCTGCTGCCGGAGGGCATCTTCTCCAACACGCGCTGGCGGTTCGTGCGAGAGTGGCTCCTGGAGCACGTCACCCTTGAGGCTGTTGTGGGCTTGCCAAGGCGGACCTTCTCCGCCGGCGGGATCACGGCAAAGACCTGCCTTGCCATCGCCGAGCACGAGCCTGCACCGGAGGGTCACCAGGTGCTGCTCGCGGAGGTCGACAGCATCGGCCTCAAGGGCACTCCGAACGAGCTGCCGGAGCTCCTTGCGCACTGGCAGAAGGGGGAAGAGGTGGTCTCGCCACGTCGTCCCTGGAGGGCGAAGCTGCCTGAGAGGAAGGACTGGGTATGA
- a CDS encoding phenylacetate--CoA ligase, which translates to MADYYEAEFLTRRHIEEVQLSALRGAIDRAKRAPHYAEALCGISPGDIKTLDDIRKLPFTTKDDLRQGMPYGFLAVPKDDVVRMHYSSGTTGVATAIYHTRQDLQWWAECVARGMRGIGVTESDVFQNMMGYGLFTGGLGLHYGAELVGCMTIPAGAGNTQRQVHLMQNFGTTVVHILPSYAMKVVHYCEEHGIDPAKDLQVKYAFLGAEPHTENMRRRIEEMLHCKVYNCFGLSEMCGPGVALECPEQNGLHLREDHYLAEIIDPETLEPVAPGEQGELVLTTLNRQANPLMRYRTRDITSLIEEPCACGREHRRITRIVGRSDDMFIVRGCNIYPIQVERILMDADEVGSNYLITLETADDLDQMTVAVELRADVFFDDVRKLDSIRQRIAEELKHETLVSPRVELVQPNTLPTTEGKAVRVVDKRERPVG; encoded by the coding sequence ATGGCTGATTACTACGAGGCCGAGTTCCTTACCCGGCGACACATCGAAGAGGTCCAACTTTCCGCCCTCCGGGGTGCCATCGACCGTGCCAAACGTGCCCCACATTACGCAGAGGCACTGTGCGGCATCTCCCCCGGTGACATCAAGACCCTCGACGACATCCGCAAGCTCCCCTTCACCACCAAAGACGACCTGCGCCAGGGAATGCCCTACGGGTTCCTTGCGGTCCCCAAGGACGACGTCGTGCGCATGCACTACTCCTCGGGCACCACGGGCGTCGCGACTGCCATCTATCATACGCGGCAGGACCTTCAGTGGTGGGCGGAGTGCGTGGCTCGGGGCATGCGCGGCATCGGCGTGACCGAGTCCGACGTTTTCCAGAACATGATGGGCTACGGCCTCTTCACCGGCGGTCTGGGTCTGCACTACGGCGCTGAGCTGGTCGGCTGCATGACGATTCCTGCCGGCGCCGGCAATACCCAGCGCCAGGTCCATCTGATGCAGAACTTTGGCACGACGGTCGTGCACATCCTCCCCAGCTATGCCATGAAGGTCGTCCACTACTGCGAGGAGCACGGCATCGACCCCGCCAAGGACCTGCAAGTGAAGTACGCCTTCCTCGGCGCCGAGCCGCACACCGAGAACATGCGTCGGCGCATCGAGGAGATGCTGCACTGCAAGGTCTATAACTGCTTCGGTCTCTCCGAGATGTGTGGCCCCGGCGTCGCGCTGGAATGTCCGGAGCAAAACGGCCTGCACCTGCGCGAAGACCACTATCTGGCCGAGATCATCGACCCCGAAACCCTGGAGCCGGTCGCGCCGGGCGAGCAGGGAGAGCTGGTCCTCACCACTCTCAACCGCCAGGCGAACCCCTTGATGCGCTACCGGACCCGCGACATCACCTCCCTCATCGAGGAGCCCTGCGCCTGCGGTCGCGAGCACCGGCGCATCACCCGGATCGTCGGCCGCTCCGACGACATGTTCATCGTTCGCGGCTGCAACATCTACCCGATTCAGGTCGAGCGCATCCTCATGGATGCCGACGAGGTCGGTTCGAACTACCTCATCACCCTGGAGACCGCCGACGATCTGGACCAGATGACCGTCGCGGTGGAGCTGCGGGCCGACGTGTTCTTTGATGACGTGCGCAAGCTCGACAGCATCCGGCAGCGCATCGCCGAGGAGCTCAAGCACGAGACGCTGGTCTCGCCCCGGGTGGAGCTCGTTCAGCCCAACACACTTCCCACCACCGAGGGCAAGGCCGTGCGTGTCGTCGACAAGCGCGAGCGACCCGTCGGCTGA
- the iorA gene encoding indolepyruvate ferredoxin oxidoreductase subunit alpha gives MPQRMVLSGNEAIARGVWEAGVGFASGYPGTPSSEILPALKSLGDAYVEWSTNEKCALEAAAGASLAGARCLVTMKHVGLNVAADPFFTLSYTGVKGGLVLISADDPAMHSSQSEQDNRNYARAAKVLMLEPSDSQECYDFARRGLQLSEDFDTPVMLRTTTRIAHSDGIVEVGERTALDRPCEPTLDPHKYVTIPAWARERRVKVEERTGALRAFAEETDLNRIEPGDPSVGIIASGAAYQYAREVMPQASFLKLGMTWPLPPEKIRSFAAGVEKLYVVEELDLFLTDQVKALGIAVEDLPADLQIGELSPERLAAAFGDLVDPALAGRACPADADTGDAACLVGLPPRPPVLCPGCPHRGVFLTLRKLKAFVTGDIGCYTLGALPPLNSLHSCLCMGASIGEAHGIECVCGKDGKTVAVLGDSTFVHSGITGLVNIAYNGGSSVVVILDNSTTAMTGGQDHPGTGVTLSGRPGRKLDLPALCRAVGIEDVQVVNPRDLKATEEALRKALASSEPAVVIAQCPCVLVSRKRDKPYVIDEDKCIRCGLCVRIGCPAIGVRATEDPKKPQPFIDSDLCVGCALCAQTCPKAAISQTE, from the coding sequence ATGCCGCAACGTATGGTCCTGTCCGGCAATGAAGCGATTGCGAGGGGAGTCTGGGAGGCTGGAGTCGGCTTCGCCTCCGGGTATCCCGGCACACCCTCTTCTGAGATTCTCCCGGCCCTCAAGTCCCTGGGCGACGCCTATGTTGAGTGGTCGACCAACGAGAAGTGTGCGCTGGAGGCTGCTGCTGGTGCGTCTCTGGCCGGCGCTCGGTGCCTCGTGACCATGAAGCACGTGGGGCTGAACGTCGCCGCCGACCCCTTCTTCACTCTCTCCTACACCGGCGTCAAGGGTGGCCTGGTGCTCATCAGCGCCGACGACCCCGCCATGCACAGCAGCCAGAGTGAGCAGGACAACCGGAACTACGCGCGCGCCGCCAAGGTGCTGATGCTCGAGCCCTCCGACAGTCAGGAATGCTACGACTTCGCGCGGCGGGGCCTGCAGCTCAGCGAAGACTTCGACACGCCGGTGATGCTGCGCACCACCACCCGCATCGCTCACAGTGACGGCATCGTCGAGGTCGGCGAGCGCACGGCTCTCGATCGGCCCTGCGAGCCAACTCTGGACCCGCACAAGTATGTCACGATCCCCGCCTGGGCTCGTGAGCGACGCGTGAAGGTCGAGGAGCGGACGGGAGCACTGCGGGCCTTCGCCGAGGAGACCGACCTCAACCGCATCGAGCCCGGCGATCCCTCCGTGGGCATCATCGCCTCGGGCGCCGCCTACCAGTATGCTCGCGAGGTCATGCCGCAGGCCTCCTTTCTCAAGCTCGGAATGACCTGGCCGCTACCGCCGGAGAAGATCCGCAGCTTTGCCGCCGGCGTAGAGAAGCTGTATGTCGTGGAGGAGCTTGACCTCTTCCTCACGGATCAGGTCAAGGCGCTTGGGATCGCTGTCGAGGACCTTCCCGCGGATCTGCAGATCGGCGAGCTCTCCCCGGAGCGTCTCGCGGCTGCCTTCGGTGACCTGGTCGATCCGGCGCTTGCCGGAAGGGCCTGCCCGGCCGATGCAGACACCGGTGATGCCGCCTGTCTCGTGGGCCTTCCCCCTCGGCCGCCCGTCTTGTGCCCTGGTTGCCCGCACCGCGGCGTGTTCCTGACTTTGCGCAAGCTCAAGGCCTTCGTCACCGGTGACATCGGCTGCTACACCCTCGGTGCCCTGCCGCCGCTCAATAGCCTGCACTCCTGCCTGTGCATGGGAGCAAGCATCGGCGAGGCCCACGGCATTGAGTGCGTGTGCGGCAAGGACGGCAAGACAGTGGCCGTCCTCGGCGACTCGACCTTTGTGCACTCGGGAATCACCGGCCTCGTGAACATCGCCTACAACGGCGGAAGCAGCGTCGTCGTGATCCTGGACAACTCGACCACCGCCATGACCGGCGGGCAGGATCATCCGGGCACCGGCGTGACGCTCAGCGGTCGCCCCGGCCGCAAGCTCGACCTGCCGGCGCTGTGCCGTGCGGTGGGTATCGAGGACGTACAGGTGGTCAATCCGCGCGACCTCAAGGCCACAGAGGAGGCGCTCCGCAAGGCCCTGGCCTCCTCGGAGCCTGCGGTAGTCATCGCGCAGTGCCCCTGTGTCCTGGTCTCACGCAAGCGGGACAAGCCCTACGTAATCGACGAGGACAAGTGCATCCGCTGCGGGTTGTGTGTGCGCATCGGCTGCCCGGCAATCGGTGTGCGAGCAACTGAGGACCCGAAGAAGCCACAGCCCTTCATCGACAGCGACCTGTGTGTCGGCTGTGCGCTCTGTGCCCAGACTTGCCCGAAGGCTGCCATCTCGCAGACCGAGTGA
- a CDS encoding indolepyruvate oxidoreductase subunit beta encodes MSSEARPTNVLLTGVGGQGIITAGKVMAEVALAAGWQIKKSEIHGMSQRGGSVESHVRFSKTGHVYSPLIPLGEVDLVMAFEAVEGLRAIATARPDALVLVDDRQIIPTSVTSGAFEYPQDTLKRLYASGRRVHVVSSFDLACEVGEPRAANIVMLGAASHFLDFGEEAWQEALRRIVRPKALEINLKAFAAGIAAVQGE; translated from the coding sequence TTGTCGTCTGAAGCACGACCAACCAACGTTCTGCTCACCGGCGTCGGTGGGCAGGGCATCATCACCGCCGGCAAGGTGATGGCCGAGGTCGCTCTGGCCGCAGGCTGGCAGATCAAGAAGAGCGAGATCCACGGGATGAGCCAGCGTGGTGGCTCGGTTGAGAGCCACGTGCGCTTCAGCAAGACCGGCCATGTCTACTCGCCGCTCATTCCCCTGGGCGAGGTGGACCTGGTGATGGCCTTTGAGGCCGTCGAGGGTCTCCGCGCGATTGCCACAGCCCGGCCCGACGCGCTGGTGCTGGTCGACGACCGGCAGATCATCCCGACCTCGGTGACCTCCGGGGCCTTCGAGTACCCGCAGGACACGCTCAAACGGCTCTATGCCAGCGGTCGCCGAGTACACGTGGTCAGCAGCTTTGACCTTGCCTGCGAGGTCGGCGAGCCGCGCGCAGCGAACATCGTGATGTTGGGCGCCGCAAGCCACTTCCTGGACTTTGGCGAGGAGGCCTGGCAGGAGGCGCTTCGGCGTATCGTCCGCCCGAAGGCGCTGGAGATCAACCTGAAGGCCTTCGCGGCGGGAATCGCAGCGGTACAGGGCGAATAG
- a CDS encoding phenylacetate--CoA ligase produces MIWDPYLECMDVEQRAQLQVRRLRDTVARLAVNVPHYRSKFKELGINAEDIRSLDDLRRLPFTEKDDLRDNYPYGLFAVPMEEIVRLHASSGTTGKPTVVGYSASDIETWAECTARAIGCAGGSPHDILHVSYGYGLFTGGLGLHYGGERMGCTVLPMSAGNTERQLMMMVDMGSTILACTPSYALTLADAAKDHGVGPDDLKLKSGIVGAEPWSEGSRNAVEQLLGLSAHDIYGISEVMGPGVSMECDAKNGLHVFDDHFIPEIVNPETGEPVPDGEYGELVFTCITKRCLPLIRYRTRDVSCLQHGVCSCGRTHPRMGRIRGRTDDMLIIRGVNVFPSQIEHVLLGIEEAQPHYQLIVRREGRLDVLEVQVEVAPELLTDTVRRLQEVENKIAHAIYTTLGISVDVKLVEPKTLARSEGKAKRVLDLREGV; encoded by the coding sequence ATGATTTGGGACCCGTACCTCGAGTGCATGGATGTCGAGCAGCGCGCTCAACTGCAGGTTCGGCGTCTCCGCGACACTGTTGCGCGGTTGGCGGTCAACGTTCCGCACTATCGGTCCAAGTTCAAGGAGCTCGGAATCAATGCCGAGGACATAAGGTCCCTGGACGACTTGCGGCGCCTGCCCTTTACCGAGAAGGACGACCTGCGCGACAACTACCCCTATGGGCTGTTTGCCGTACCGATGGAGGAGATCGTGCGCCTGCACGCCTCCTCGGGTACCACCGGCAAGCCGACCGTCGTCGGCTACAGCGCCAGTGACATCGAGACCTGGGCGGAGTGTACCGCGCGAGCCATCGGCTGCGCCGGCGGCAGTCCGCACGACATTCTGCATGTCTCCTACGGCTATGGGCTGTTCACCGGCGGCCTGGGCCTGCACTACGGTGGAGAGCGCATGGGCTGCACCGTTCTGCCGATGTCGGCCGGCAACACCGAGCGGCAACTGATGATGATGGTGGATATGGGCAGCACCATTCTGGCCTGCACGCCCTCCTATGCTCTGACCCTGGCCGATGCGGCGAAGGATCACGGTGTCGGCCCGGATGACCTCAAGCTCAAGAGCGGCATCGTCGGTGCCGAGCCCTGGAGTGAGGGCTCCCGCAATGCCGTGGAGCAACTCCTCGGGCTGTCGGCTCATGACATCTACGGCATCAGCGAAGTCATGGGACCGGGCGTGTCGATGGAGTGCGACGCCAAGAACGGTCTCCACGTCTTCGACGATCACTTCATCCCGGAGATTGTGAACCCGGAAACCGGCGAGCCGGTGCCTGATGGCGAGTATGGCGAACTGGTCTTCACCTGCATCACCAAGCGCTGCCTGCCCTTGATCCGGTACCGCACGCGGGACGTCAGTTGCCTGCAGCACGGCGTCTGCTCCTGCGGACGGACTCACCCGCGCATGGGGCGCATCCGCGGGCGGACCGATGACATGCTCATCATCCGTGGCGTCAACGTCTTCCCGTCGCAGATCGAGCACGTGCTCTTGGGCATCGAGGAAGCTCAGCCGCACTACCAGCTCATCGTGCGCCGGGAGGGACGTCTAGACGTGCTGGAAGTGCAGGTCGAGGTGGCGCCGGAGCTGCTCACTGACACTGTCCGGCGTCTGCAAGAGGTCGAGAACAAGATCGCCCACGCGATCTACACAACCTTGGGCATCAGCGTTGACGTCAAGCTGGTTGAGCCCAAGACCTTAGCACGCAGCGAGGGCAAGGCCAAGCGCGTCCTCGACCTGCGCGAGGGAGTGTGA
- a CDS encoding amino acid-binding protein yields the protein MTDRLTKQVSVFLENKSGRLAEVCQTLGANGVNIRALCIADTSDFGILRMIVDLPEAAVSCLRDSGFSVGETHVLAVQIPDVPGGLGGVLKLMGEPEVNVEYMYAFFTTVEGNAVVVFRVSEEQTQSVIDMLTAGGVRILPAAEVYAL from the coding sequence GTGACCGACCGTCTCACCAAGCAGGTGTCCGTATTTCTGGAGAACAAGTCGGGACGGCTGGCGGAGGTGTGCCAGACCCTGGGCGCCAACGGCGTTAACATCCGCGCGCTGTGCATCGCAGATACCTCGGACTTCGGGATCCTGCGCATGATCGTTGATCTACCCGAGGCTGCCGTCAGTTGCCTGCGCGACTCCGGGTTCTCTGTCGGCGAAACCCATGTGCTCGCGGTGCAGATCCCAGACGTTCCCGGGGGCCTGGGCGGTGTCCTGAAGCTGATGGGCGAGCCCGAAGTCAACGTCGAGTACATGTACGCCTTCTTCACCACGGTCGAGGGCAATGCCGTGGTCGTCTTCCGCGTGTCCGAGGAGCAGACCCAGTCCGTCATCGACATGCTGACTGCCGGCGGTGTACGGATTCTGCCCGCCGCGGAAGTCTACGCACTCTAG